Proteins encoded within one genomic window of Phoenix dactylifera cultivar Barhee BC4 unplaced genomic scaffold, palm_55x_up_171113_PBpolish2nd_filt_p 000723F, whole genome shotgun sequence:
- the LOC103702743 gene encoding LOW QUALITY PROTEIN: chlorophyllide a oxygenase, chloroplastic (The sequence of the model RefSeq protein was modified relative to this genomic sequence to represent the inferred CDS: inserted 3 bases in 3 codons), translating to ASLKAKPHRRGLNVSGPVQSYHPNLKNFWYPVAFSSDLRNDIMIPTDCFEEPWVLFRGKDEKPGCVKNTCAHRGCPRHLVSVTEGRIQCPYHGWEYSTDGKCEKMPSTKMLNVRIGSLPCFEQEGMXWIWPGDXTPMATIPSLQHPPEFKVHAELPNEHALLLDNLLDLAHAPFTHTSTFAKGWSSPRILDPYPIDMEFRPPCMVLSTIGISKPGKLEGRILGNAHTIASASCVLASSRQKTRLLYRMSLDFAPFLQHXPFVHILWRHFAEKVPDDDLRLVIGQPYQMINGVNVWNLPVSYDKLGLRYRLWRDAVESRAKRFP from the exons agcttcTTTAAAAGCTAAGCCACATCGAAGAGGTTTAAATGTTTCAGGTCCTGTTCAATCCTACCACCCCAACCTAAAGAACTTTTGGTATCCAGTGGCATTCTCTAGTGATCTGAGGAACGATATCATG ATACCAACAGATTGTTTTGAGGAACCATGGGTCTTATTTCGTGGGAAAGATGAAAAACCAGGCTGTGTGAAGAATACATGTGCTCATAGAGGCTGCCCACGTCACCTTGTATCTGTGACTGAGGGCCGCATCCAATGTCCTTACCATG GTTGGGAGTACTCAACTGATGGAAAATGTGAAAAGATGCCATCTACTAAAATGCTGAATGTGCGGATAGGATCATTGCCCTGTTTTGAACAAGAAGGAA TCTGGATTTGGCCAGGTG GCACCCCTATGGCTACTATTCCTTCCTTGCAACATCCTCCTGAATTTAAAGTTCATGCAGAG CTCCCAAATGAGCATGCGCTTCTTTTGGATAATCTTCTAGACCTTGCTCATGCACCATTTACTCACACCTCCACTTTTGCCAAGGGATGGAGT TCTCCAAGGATACTAGATCCTTACCCTATTGACATGGAGTTCCGACCCCCATGCATGGTCCTCTCTACAATTGGGATATCAAAGCCTGGAAAACTGGAGGGCAGAATACTAGGGAATGCTCACACCATTGCATCAGCTTCATGTGTGCTTGCCTCCTCTAGACAGAAAACAAGGTTACTGTACAGAATGTCTCTGGATTTTGCCCCATTTCTTCAGC ATCCCTTCGTGCATATATTGTGGAGGCACTTTGCAGAGAAG GTGCCTGATGACGACCTGCGGCTTGTCATCGGTCAGCCGTACCAGATGATCAACGGGGTCAATGTATGGAACCTGCCAGTATCTTATGACAAACTTGGGCTACGGTACAGATTGTGGAGAGATGCAGTTGAGAGCAGAGCCAAGAGATTTCCATAA